A genomic stretch from Microtus pennsylvanicus isolate mMicPen1 chromosome 11, mMicPen1.hap1, whole genome shotgun sequence includes:
- the LOC142859802 gene encoding uncharacterized protein LOC142859802 → MSSPSHTPIPSPTQSPSQSRSNHAHADNLTIQQPLPSSGGSAPSPSPTRGTSSRPTSHNPTPAPSQPSSRASSQSPSPHVQHVSRGSTQAPTPPASKSPSQTGLKALSRNPSLTPAVPVNRSPSHSPAASASYIGPIRSIPSYIAPYVPRFMKEGPYFQPPTAPLPQSRCFLCPLSCQAQESSRPRPPPPPDSLYFPLLPPPPHLPQVNCTYPTPPALFTPPSSLSYTPPTEVLLKGKPHVVPSVLPATFYTPFSRFYSQPRPYRYHRRLTLPSLSLQYDGSGRSVHFYRGT, encoded by the coding sequence ATGAGCTCCCCCTCCCACACCCCTATTCCATCCCCAACCCAATCCCCGTCCCAGTCCCGGTCTAACCACGCCCACGCTGATAATTTAACCATCCAGCAGCCTCTCCCTAGCTCTGGAGGCTcagccccttccccttcccccacccggGGGACTTCCTCCCGCCCAACCTCCCATAACCCCACCCCAGCTCCTTCTCAGCCATCCTCCCGGGCTTCCTCCCAGTCACCTAGTCCTCACGTCCAGCATGTGTCCCGAGGGTCTACTCAAGCCCCTACCCCTCCAGCCTCCAAATCTCCCTCCCAGACTGGATTGAAAGCTCTCTCTCGAAACCCTTCCCTGACGCCCGCGGTGCCAGTGAACAGGTCCCCTTCCCACAGCCCTGCGGCCTCGGCCTCCTACATCGGGCCCATCCGCAGCATCCCTTCCTACATTGCCCCCTATGTGCCTCGCTTCATGAAAGAGGGCCCCTATTTCCAGCCCCCTACAGCACCTCTTCCGCAAAGTCGGTGCTTTCTCTGCCCCCTTTCGTGCCAGGCCCAGGAATCCAGTAGGCCgcggccaccaccaccacctgactctctctacttccccctcctccccccaccccctcacctcCCCCAGGTGAACTGCACCTACCCTACACCTCCGGCCCTGTTCACACCCCCATCCTCCCTCTCCTACACTCCACCAACTGAGGTCCTGCTGAAGGGGAAGCCACACGTGGTACCTTCGGTGCTACCAGCCACCTTCTACACCCCCTTCTCCCGCTTCTACTCCCAGCCCCGGCCCTACCGCTACCACCGGCGGTTAAccctcccctcactctccctTCAATACGATGGTTCTGGACGCTCTGTCCACTTCTATCGTGGGACCTAG